The sequence TGCGGATGCGCTGGCGAACGCCGTCGAAGAAGCGGCCCGCGGCGTCCGGGATGTCCACCGTGGAGGCGAGCACCGCGCGCGCGCCCGCGTCGATGAAGGCGGCCGGCAGGCTGAAGGGCTCGTGCGTGGTGGACGAGGCCAGGCGTCCCGCGCTGCACGCCGCGAGGTAGACGAGCGGCGCGCCCGCGAGCTTCTGCTTCCGGACGACGTCCGCGGTGAGCGCGTAGCGCCCGTTGCCCTCCGGCGACAGCACCACCAGCGACGAGTCCGCCAGCGCGGGGTCGCTGATGCCGTGCGCGTGAATCTCGATTTCGGTGGCGTCCGACATGCTCGACAGCACGCGCGAGGGCGTCGCCTCGGAGCCGGACAGCAGCTCGAGCGGCGTGGACTCGGGCTCCGACGAGGGCGTCCACGCGGGCAGCCGGGGCAGCTGCAGCAGCGAGGGCGCCTCCACGCTGGAGACGACGAGCCGGCGCCCGCCGGACGCGTTGCGCGGCTGGGCCGTCTTCCCCATCCGGAAGCTCCAGGCCATGTCCGGCGGCAGCAGGTCCGTGCGGCCGAAGACGGGCGCCCAGGCCAGCACCTCCACCCGCTCACAGCCGCGCAGCGCCTGCCGCAGATTCTCCGGGACGAGCTTCGACGTGGGGCTGCGGGAGAAGGGCGCGTCGCGCGACCCGTCGTAGTGCCCCACCACCTCGCCCTTGGGCCCGCGCGCCACCACCACGCCGCGCTCGTGGTGCACCGATACCGCCAGCGCGCACCGCGCGGGCACGGACGTCCCCAACTGCGCGGCCATCAGCTCCAGCACCTTCGCGTAGTCGCCCTGGCGGCCCGCGTCGGTGACGAGCGACGAGTAGCTCAGCGTCCACGACTCGCGCGCCAGCGTGTCCCCGTGCTCCAGCTTCTCCGCGTCCTCGATGACCTTCTTGAGCAGGGCCTGGCCCTGCTCGTGCTCACGGTCCAGCGCGAAGCGGCCCTCGATGTAGCGCGCATAGACGGCGTCGCCGGGCATCGGGTTGGAGGAGCGGGCGATGGAGAGCACGCGGCGCAGCTGCTCCGCGTCACCCGGCGCCGGGCGGGCGCGGGCCATCTCCGCGAAGGTGGCGCCGTACACCAGGTCCAGCGGCGCGACGGGACACGCGGCGGCGGCATCCAGCGCGCGGCGCGCCTCCTCCGGGCGCATGTCCTGGTAGTAGATGTGCGCCAGGTGGCTCTGCGGCCAGTAGCAGGTGTTCTTCCGCCCGCCTCGAGCGGACCACTCCTCGACGTAGGCCCTGGCGCTGGAGAAGTCGCTCCTGTCGCGGGAGATGTGGGTCAGGATTTCCAGCGACGTCAGCTCCAGCTCCCACTCGCGCAGCTGGCGCGCCCAGGTCCAGGCGGTGCGGGCGTGCTGCTCGGCCTCGGTGAGACGCCGCAGCTCCGCGTAGAGGATGCCCAGGCGCAGCTCCAGCTCCACGCAGCCCGCGGAGAAGGCGCCCTCGCGGCAGCGCTGCAGCGCGGTGAAGAGGCGCTGCTCGGCCTTCCACCACTCGCCGTCCGCCGTCTCCTTCCGGGCCTGCTCGCGCTCCAGGTAGGGATTGAACCAGGGGTCCTGCTGGCGCTTGCCGCGCTCCACCGCGTCCTGCACGAGCCCCAGCGCCGCGCCGCGGGTGCGCAGGAGCGCGCCCACGAAGAGGTCGTCCTCGCTGGAGGTGCGCAGCGTCTCCAGCATGGAGTCCGGGGCCGGAGCCTGCGCGCGCAGGAGCTCCGCATAGCCCTTCGCCAGCGGCCCGCGGCGCACGAAGTCCCGGGCCGCCACGCGGCGCACGTAGTCTCCCAGCGCGGAGCCGCCCTGCAGCCGGTCCAGTTCCTGCGCCAGCGGGAGCAGCGCCAGCGCGCGCTCCTTCGAGTCCGCCGCGCGGACCACCTCGTAGAAGTTCTGCCGCACGACGCCCGGCTGCTGACGGGCCTCCTCCAGCGGCAGCGGAGCCTGGGCATTCGTCAGCAGCGCGAGGGTGGCGTCGCGGGCGCCCTTCCACTTCCGGGCGCGCTCCAGCGTCTCCTCACGGAGCGCCAGCGCATGGGCATGCGCCTCGCGGCCCCAGCCCTGCTCGTTCAGCCCGGCGACCTTCTCGTACGTCTCGGCCGCCTTCATGGTGAGCCCCATCTCCTGGAGCACCAGCGCTCGGTTCCAAAGCGCCTGCGCGTGCTTCTGGTTGGAGTCGAGCACCCCGTCCAACAGCCGCAGCGCCTGCTCGTGTGCTCCCCGGGCGAGGTGGACGGCCGCCAAATCGCTGTCCCGGTTGGGCGAGGCCGGCATGCGCTCCAGGAAGGAGGCGGCCTGGTTCCACTCGCCCTGGAGGGCATAGGCCGCGGCGATGCCGCCCCAGTCCCCCGCCTCCTCCAGGCGGGCCAGCTCCCTCAAGGGGATGGGCTCCGGGGGCACCGGACAGCCACCGGACGAGACACGGGGCCGGTACTTGTCTGCTTCGGGGTGGGTGAGGCGGGCTTCGATGCGGGCCGCGGCGCGGCGCTCGGCCCAGAACTGCGGCGAGACGCCTCCGCCCTCTCCCCTGGAGGGGCTCCGCGCGAGCAGCACGGTGAGCACGAGCACGGGCGTCGCCAGCGCCAGGACCAAGACCTTGTCGTACGCCGGCTTCAACATTACTGCCCCCTCGGGCGCCACCCCCAAGCAGTCGCCCACCTGACGGGTTCTACACCAACATCCCTTTACCGCCGACTGGACCGCCAGCCCGCCCCCATGCCGCGGGGCGTCCTGACGTTCCACATCCCACGAATCCCCCGTCCGCTCGGGCACCCGCGCGTCCGGTTCCGGCATTTCCCGGGGGATTTTCCTGGACCCTCCCGGGTCGCCTTCCCTCGCGGACGGGCCGGTGGGGGCCTCGTGGCCAGGCCGGAAACCAACCGACCCGCACTAGAGACGATGTACGGCGGAATCCTTGAACGGAGCCGTGCGCGCATCCCACCGGAATCATTGCGGCCGCAAGCGAGGGACGGAGGCGGAGGCGGGGGCTCGCATGGCCGGACGCCCCTCGAGGCACGGCGCGAACCCCCGTCCGAGCGGGGGTTTACAGGCAGGCGTTGGCGGGAAGCGGCGAGCCGGCCCGCTTGTCCCATTGCGCCAACCCGAGACGAAAGGACCTCGCTTGCCGCATCTCCTTCGCCATGTCGCCCTGCTGTCTGTTCTGCCGACGCTCGCCTTCGCGGGCGTCGCGTGGAAGGGCGACTTCGAAACGGGCAACACCTCGCAGTGGACGCGCTCCCAGGCCGTCGCCAATAGCCGCCTCCAGGTCGTCACCGATGTCGTGCGGGAGGGCCGCTACGCGTTGAAGGCCACCGTCCGCCAGGGGGATGACCCCATCGGCGCCAGCGGCAACCGCAATGAATTGCTCTACATCAGCCACGAGAAGGCTGGCTCCACGTGGTTCTACAAGTGGAGCACGATGTTCCCGAAGAACTACCCCAGCTCCGACACGTGGCAGGTCTTCACCCAGTGGCACCAGGAAGGCTGCTGCGGCTCACCGCCGCTGGAGTTCTTCGTACGCGGAGAAGAGATGAACATGCGCGTGGGCGGCGCCTCCGGCACCGTCCTCTGGCAGGCCCCGCTGGACCGCGGCCAGTGGCATGACTTCGTGCTGGAGGTGAAGTGGTCCTCCAACGCCAAGGTCGGCTACGTGCAGCTGTGGCACGGCGGAAAGCTGGTGGTGCCGAAGAAGTACGCGGCCACGATGTTCGGCAGCGAGTTCAACTACGTGAAGCTCGGCCTGTACCGCGACGACACCATCCGCCCGGAGGCGTACGTCTACCACGACGGCTTCACCATGGCCTCCAGCCTGGCGGACGTGATGCCCCCGGCGACGCCCACTCCGACGCCGACGCCCACGCCGGAGCCCGCTCCGACGCCCACGCCCGCGCCGGAGCAGACGCCGCCGGTGGTGACGCTGCCGGACCCGGGCCCCTCGACGCAGACGCCGACGGAGGAGGAGCCCGAGGCGCCCACGACGCAGACGCCCGGCACCGTCTCCCAGCCCGGCCTGGGTGTGCTGCCCGGGGACTCCACGGGCAGCGGCTCGCCCACGGACAGCTCCGGTGTGCCCGGCAGCGCGCCCCAGGGGTGCGGGGCCTCGGCCACCGGGACGGGCGGCGTGCCCTTCCTGGCGGCCACCGGCCTGCTCGCCGCGTTCGCCCTGTTCGGCCGCCGGCGCCGGCAGGCCCATGCCGCGGCCCGCGCCTCGAAGCGCTAGCCACCCGGCGTCAGCCCTGAGACACCCGGGCGGGTCCACCCTTCACACGAGGGTGGGCCCGCCTTTTTTATTCGGGTCGTGTCGATCTCCCCAAACGTCATTCGTCGCGGAAGTGAAGGCAGCAACCGACCTTCTCTCAGCCCGAACCCGGAGACACGTCCATGGCGACCCAGATTTTCGTGAACCTTCCCGTGCAGTCCCTCAGCCGCTCCGTCGAGTTCTTCAAGCAGCTGGGCTACACGTTCAATGCCCAGTTCACCGACCAGAACGCCACCTGCATGGTCATCAGCGAGAACATCTACGCGATGCTGCTGGTGAAGGACTACTTCAAGACCTTCGTGACCAGGGAAGTCGCGGACACCACCAAGACGGTGGGCGCCATCATCGCCCTCTCCGCCGAGAGCCGGGCGGCCGTGGACACGCTCGTGGACAAGGCCCTCAAGGCCGGCGCCACGAAGACGAAGGACCCGCAGGACTACGGCTTCATGTACGGCCGCAGCTTCCAGGACCTGGACGGCCACCACTGGGAAATCATGTGGATGGACCCCAAGCACGTCCAGCAGCAGCAGTAGCCCGCATATGAGAAAGGGCCCGTCCCCTCGGAAGAGGACGGGCCCTTTGTCTTCAGTCTCTCGCGAAGCCGGCTACACGCGCGTCAGTGCGCGCCTTCCACCTTCACGCCGGGGGCGGGCTTCTTCATCATGAACACCAGCACCAGCGACAGGGCGAAGATGGCCGTCAGCACCGTGAAGTTGGCGTTGAACGCGCGCACCAGGGCCTGGCCGTTGATGCGCTGGCTGAGGATGCCGTAGGCGGCGCCCAGCGGGTCTGCCACGCGCGTGCCCACCGCGGCACGAATCGCCCCCAGCTGCTCCTGCGCCACCTGGCTGTACGCGTCCACGTGCGACGTCAGCGCGGTGAAGTTCACCTTCGTCGTGCGGTTGAGCGCGCTGCTCATCCACGCCGTGCCAATGGAGCCGCCCAACTCACGCGTCAGGTTGTAGAGGCCCGCCGCGTTGCCGCGCTGCTCCGGACGTAGGTCACTGAGCGCCATCACCGACAGCGGCACGAAGACCATGCCCAGCGAGCAGGCGCGGATGAACACCGGCGTTATCAGCGTGGCCTCGTCCGCCGTGCTGGACAGGTGGCCGTTGGTCCACAGCGAGAAGCACATGCCGATGATGCCCAGGCCCACCAGCACCCGCCCATCTATCTTCCCGCCGAAGCGGCCGATGAGCGGCATCAGCAACAACTGGATGGCGCTGCCCTTCAGGAAGATGAGACCGATGTCGAGCGCCGAGTAGCGCATCACCGTTCCGCAGTAGAGGCTGAAGAGGAACGAGCCCGCGAACAGCGCCGTGCCGACGATGAAGTTGATGCCCGTGGCCGCCGAGTACGAGCGGTTGGCGAACACGCGTAGGTCCACCACCGGCTGGGGTGTCTCCAGTTCGTGGACGATGAAGGTGATGAGCGACACGCCCGCCACCACCGCGAGCAGCGTGATTTTCTTGCTGTCGAACCAGTCCTCGCGGTTGCCCTCCTCCAGCACGAACTGGAGCGAGGCCATGCCCACCGCCAGGAGGCCGATGCCGTAGCGGTCCACCTTGTCGTTGGTGGGCGCGAAGTTCGGCTGGTCGATGTGGCGCCACGCCATCCACGCCGCGAAGAGGCCCACCGGCAGGTTGATGAGGAAAATCCAGTGCCAGCTCGCCGCCTCGATGAGCAGGCCGCCCACCGTGGGCCCGAGCAGCGGGCCCGTCACGGCGCCGAGGCCGAAGAGCGCGCCCGCCATGCCGTGCTCCTCGCGCGGATAGCGCGCGAAGAGGATGGCCTGCGAGGTGGGGATGATGGCGCCGCCGCCCACGCCCTGGAGGATGCGGAAGACGACGAGCGACGGCAGGTTCCACGACAGGCCGCACAGCACGCTGGCCGCGGTGAACATCAGGATGGACGCGGTGAAGTAGCGCCGGTAGCCGAAGCGACGCTGCAGCCAGCCCGTCATCGGGATGACCACCACGTTCGCCATCATGTAGCCGGTGGAGACCCACGCAATCTGGTCCAACGGCGTGCCAAAGCTGGCGCGGATGTCGCTGAGCGCCACGTTGACGATGGAGATGTCCAGCACGGACATCAGCGCCGCGGCCATCGCGGCGATGGTGATACCGGCCTTGGAGCCGGTGATGTGGTCACTCTGCACGACTAGCGGCTCCTCGTATTCACCTTCACCTCGGCGCTCATGCCGGGGCGCAGGCCCGCATCCTTCAGGTCACCGTCGAAGCGGATGAGCACGGGGATGCGCTGCACCACCTTCACGAAGTTGCCGGAGGCGTTGTCCGGGGGAAGCAGCGCGAAGCGCGCGCCGCTGGCGCCAGCGAGGCTGTCCACGTGGCCCTTGAACTCGCGGCCGCCGAAGGCGTCCACCGAGACCTCCACCTCCTGGCCCGGCTTCATCTCACCGACCTGGTCCTCCTTGAAGTTGGCCACCACCCAGATGTCATCCTGGGGAACCAGCGCCATCAGCGGGCGCGAGGGGTCCACCACATGGCCCACCTCCACCGTGCGGCGGCTCACCACGCCGGACACCGGCGCGCGCACCTGGGTGTAGGCCACGTTGAGCTCCGCCAGCTTGAGCGCGGCCTGGGCCTGCTTCAGCTTCGCCTCGCCCAGCTTCACCGCCGCCTGGGCGGCCTGCACCTGCACCTGCACCGTCTCGGCCGCGGCCAGCTTGCCCTGCGCGGCCTCGAGGCCACCGGACGAGCCCTGCACCCCAGCCTCGGTGGACGTCAGGCGCGCGCGCGCCACGTCCAGCGCGGCCTTCGCCTGGTCATAGCCAGCCTGCCGCGCGTCCAGGTCCGCCTGGGTGACGGCGCCCTCGTTCTTCAGCGTCTTGATGCGGTTGAGGTCGGACTCGGCCAGCTTGAAGCGGGCCTCGGCGGCGCTCACGTCTCCGCGCGCCTGGTCCAGCGCCGCCTTGGACGAGCTGATGCCGCTGGAGGCCTGCACCACGCCGCCGCGCGCCTGGCGCAGGTTGGCGCCGGCGTTGGTCTCCGTGAGGGCCAGCTGCGACTGGGCGCTGGACAGCTGCGCCTCCGCGCTCAGCACGTCCGCGCGCGCCACGTCCAGCTTGGCGTTGAGGTCCGTGGCGTCCAGCTCCACCAGCACGTCACCGGCCTTCACCGCCTGGTTGTCCGCCACCAGCACCTTCGCCACCTGGCCGGAGATGCGGGGCGCCACGTTGGCGATGCGGCCCTCCACCTGGGCGTCGTCGGTGGACTCGTGGCCGTACGTCAGCGCGTAGCTCACGCCGCCGCCCACGAGGGCCACGGCCAAGAGCGCCGGCAGCACCTTCTTCGCGCGCGACGAGCGCGGAGCGGGATTCGCCACCGCCTTGGGGC comes from Pyxidicoccus parkwaysis and encodes:
- a CDS encoding CHAT domain-containing protein — protein: MLKPAYDKVLVLALATPVLVLTVLLARSPSRGEGGGVSPQFWAERRAAARIEARLTHPEADKYRPRVSSGGCPVPPEPIPLRELARLEEAGDWGGIAAAYALQGEWNQAASFLERMPASPNRDSDLAAVHLARGAHEQALRLLDGVLDSNQKHAQALWNRALVLQEMGLTMKAAETYEKVAGLNEQGWGREAHAHALALREETLERARKWKGARDATLALLTNAQAPLPLEEARQQPGVVRQNFYEVVRAADSKERALALLPLAQELDRLQGGSALGDYVRRVAARDFVRRGPLAKGYAELLRAQAPAPDSMLETLRTSSEDDLFVGALLRTRGAALGLVQDAVERGKRQQDPWFNPYLEREQARKETADGEWWKAEQRLFTALQRCREGAFSAGCVELELRLGILYAELRRLTEAEQHARTAWTWARQLREWELELTSLEILTHISRDRSDFSSARAYVEEWSARGGRKNTCYWPQSHLAHIYYQDMRPEEARRALDAAAACPVAPLDLVYGATFAEMARARPAPGDAEQLRRVLSIARSSNPMPGDAVYARYIEGRFALDREHEQGQALLKKVIEDAEKLEHGDTLARESWTLSYSSLVTDAGRQGDYAKVLELMAAQLGTSVPARCALAVSVHHERGVVVARGPKGEVVGHYDGSRDAPFSRSPTSKLVPENLRQALRGCERVEVLAWAPVFGRTDLLPPDMAWSFRMGKTAQPRNASGGRRLVVSSVEAPSLLQLPRLPAWTPSSEPESTPLELLSGSEATPSRVLSSMSDATEIEIHAHGISDPALADSSLVVLSPEGNGRYALTADVVRKQKLAGAPLVYLAACSAGRLASSTTHEPFSLPAAFIDAGARAVLASTVDIPDAAGRFFDGVRQRIRTGAPPAVALRDERQKWLARDSRNSWTQYVLLVERSE
- a CDS encoding polysaccharide lyase gives rise to the protein MPHLLRHVALLSVLPTLAFAGVAWKGDFETGNTSQWTRSQAVANSRLQVVTDVVREGRYALKATVRQGDDPIGASGNRNELLYISHEKAGSTWFYKWSTMFPKNYPSSDTWQVFTQWHQEGCCGSPPLEFFVRGEEMNMRVGGASGTVLWQAPLDRGQWHDFVLEVKWSSNAKVGYVQLWHGGKLVVPKKYAATMFGSEFNYVKLGLYRDDTIRPEAYVYHDGFTMASSLADVMPPATPTPTPTPTPEPAPTPTPAPEQTPPVVTLPDPGPSTQTPTEEEPEAPTTQTPGTVSQPGLGVLPGDSTGSGSPTDSSGVPGSAPQGCGASATGTGGVPFLAATGLLAAFALFGRRRRQAHAAARASKR
- a CDS encoding VOC family protein; this translates as MATQIFVNLPVQSLSRSVEFFKQLGYTFNAQFTDQNATCMVISENIYAMLLVKDYFKTFVTREVADTTKTVGAIIALSAESRAAVDTLVDKALKAGATKTKDPQDYGFMYGRSFQDLDGHHWEIMWMDPKHVQQQQ
- a CDS encoding DHA2 family efflux MFS transporter permease subunit, which gives rise to MQSDHITGSKAGITIAAMAAALMSVLDISIVNVALSDIRASFGTPLDQIAWVSTGYMMANVVVIPMTGWLQRRFGYRRYFTASILMFTAASVLCGLSWNLPSLVVFRILQGVGGGAIIPTSQAILFARYPREEHGMAGALFGLGAVTGPLLGPTVGGLLIEAASWHWIFLINLPVGLFAAWMAWRHIDQPNFAPTNDKVDRYGIGLLAVGMASLQFVLEEGNREDWFDSKKITLLAVVAGVSLITFIVHELETPQPVVDLRVFANRSYSAATGINFIVGTALFAGSFLFSLYCGTVMRYSALDIGLIFLKGSAIQLLLMPLIGRFGGKIDGRVLVGLGIIGMCFSLWTNGHLSSTADEATLITPVFIRACSLGMVFVPLSVMALSDLRPEQRGNAAGLYNLTRELGGSIGTAWMSSALNRTTKVNFTALTSHVDAYSQVAQEQLGAIRAAVGTRVADPLGAAYGILSQRINGQALVRAFNANFTVLTAIFALSLVLVFMMKKPAPGVKVEGAH
- a CDS encoding HlyD family secretion protein, whose product is MSTQTAKLDNDIPNIDAGPKAVANPAPRSSRAKKVLPALLAVALVGGGVSYALTYGHESTDDAQVEGRIANVAPRISGQVAKVLVADNQAVKAGDVLVELDATDLNAKLDVARADVLSAEAQLSSAQSQLALTETNAGANLRQARGGVVQASSGISSSKAALDQARGDVSAAEARFKLAESDLNRIKTLKNEGAVTQADLDARQAGYDQAKAALDVARARLTSTEAGVQGSSGGLEAAQGKLAAAETVQVQVQAAQAAVKLGEAKLKQAQAALKLAELNVAYTQVRAPVSGVVSRRTVEVGHVVDPSRPLMALVPQDDIWVVANFKEDQVGEMKPGQEVEVSVDAFGGREFKGHVDSLAGASGARFALLPPDNASGNFVKVVQRIPVLIRFDGDLKDAGLRPGMSAEVKVNTRSR